In a genomic window of Vicinamibacterales bacterium:
- a CDS encoding DUF1552 domain-containing protein, with amino-acid sequence MATFLTKQHLSRRTALKGLGATIALPFLDAMLPASTAWAKAADRKLRLIALEMVHGAAGSTTYGAKMNLWAPAATGSAFDLSPSALASLEPYRDYLTIVSNTDCRNAEAFSAPEIGADHFRSAAVFLTQAKPKQTQGSDVFAGTSFDQIVAQHYGQATPIPSMQLCIENVDQAGGCSYNYSCVYTDTISWASPTDPLPMIRDPRSVFDQLFGVGTTPEARKARRQADRSILDFVAESVNDLKGGLGAADRARLTDYLDDVREIERRIQKVEAQNSSGDARELPGAPIGVPDSWEEHVKLMFDLQVVAFASDITRNFAFKLSRDVSNRVFGPNSSPTAFHTASHHQEREDRIKDFQRINVYHVSLVPYLLEKLKKTPDGDGTLLDNSLVVYGSAMGNSNMHNHKRCPLFFAGHAGGRLKGNLHLRAADGTPMANAMLAALHALDIDLASFGDSTGTFDLNTAVETTVV; translated from the coding sequence ATGGCGACGTTTCTGACGAAGCAGCACCTCTCGCGACGCACGGCCCTGAAGGGGCTGGGGGCCACCATCGCCCTGCCCTTCCTGGACGCGATGCTCCCGGCGTCCACGGCCTGGGCCAAAGCCGCCGACCGGAAGCTGCGGCTCATCGCGCTGGAGATGGTGCACGGCGCGGCCGGCAGCACGACCTACGGCGCCAAGATGAACCTGTGGGCGCCGGCCGCGACGGGCAGCGCGTTCGACCTCTCGCCCTCGGCCCTGGCGTCGCTCGAGCCCTACCGCGACTACCTCACCATCGTGTCCAACACCGACTGCCGCAACGCCGAGGCGTTCTCGGCCCCCGAGATCGGCGCCGACCACTTCCGCTCGGCCGCGGTGTTCCTCACGCAGGCCAAGCCGAAGCAGACGCAGGGATCCGACGTCTTCGCCGGCACGTCCTTCGATCAGATCGTGGCCCAGCACTACGGCCAGGCCACGCCGATTCCGTCGATGCAGCTCTGCATCGAGAACGTGGACCAGGCGGGCGGCTGCTCCTACAACTACTCGTGCGTCTACACGGACACGATCAGCTGGGCGTCGCCGACCGACCCGCTGCCGATGATCCGCGATCCGCGCTCGGTGTTCGATCAGCTTTTCGGCGTCGGGACCACGCCCGAGGCGCGCAAGGCGCGGCGGCAGGCGGATCGCAGCATCCTGGACTTCGTCGCCGAGTCGGTCAACGACCTGAAGGGCGGCCTCGGCGCGGCCGACCGCGCCCGCCTCACCGACTACCTCGACGACGTGCGCGAGATCGAGCGGCGCATCCAGAAGGTCGAGGCCCAGAATTCCAGCGGGGACGCACGCGAGCTCCCGGGGGCGCCCATCGGCGTGCCCGACTCCTGGGAGGAGCACGTGAAGCTGATGTTCGACCTGCAGGTCGTGGCCTTCGCCTCGGACATCACCCGGAACTTCGCCTTCAAGCTGAGCCGCGACGTGTCCAACCGCGTCTTCGGACCCAACAGCTCGCCGACGGCGTTCCACACCGCCTCGCACCACCAAGAGCGCGAGGACCGCATCAAGGACTTCCAGCGCATCAACGTCTACCACGTAAGCCTGGTGCCCTACCTGCTCGAGAAGCTCAAGAAGACGCCTGACGGCGACGGCACCCTGCTGGACAACAGCCTCGTCGTCTACGGCTCGGCGATGGGCAACTCGAACATGCACAACCACAAGCGGTGCCCGCTCTTCTTCGCCGGGCACGCCGGGGGGCGGCTGAAGGGCAACCTGCACCTGCGCGCCGCCGACGGCACGCCGATGGCGAACGCGATGCTGGCGGCCTTGCACGCGCTGGACATCGACCTGGCCAGCTTCGGCGACAGCACTGGCACCTTCGACCTGAACACGGCCGTCGAGACGACGGTCGTCTAG
- a CDS encoding dipeptidase codes for MALRAFAAVVAAALAVACASPAPPDSSPPAATPAAPAAPGAVHAAAIVVDTHDDTTQRLVFDKTFDIGDRHADGNIDIPRMREGGLDALFFSIWVPSSVTGPIAVTRAMQQIDAVREAVRTHADVMALATTAAEVRAMVAQGKIAALMGVEGGHMIDDDLGILRDFYRLGVRYMTLTHFQNNHWADSSTDTPLHHGLTDFGKEVVREMNRLGMMVDVSHVADSTFRDVIVLSTAPVIASHSSARAIADHPRNMTDDMMKALAGNGGVIMINFEVSFLSEENRLASEKGGGVVAALDRMSATCGGDEACSTLETARITREAMEKGTLPRVSWEAIVDHIDHAVKVAGVDHVGLGSDFDGATMPFGMEDASKLPRITEALMAKGYSAEDVTKILGGNILRVMEAVEHAAAR; via the coding sequence ATGGCCCTGCGCGCGTTCGCCGCCGTCGTGGCCGCCGCCCTCGCGGTGGCCTGTGCCTCTCCCGCGCCTCCCGACTCCTCGCCGCCCGCCGCCACACCTGCCGCGCCCGCCGCGCCAGGCGCCGTGCACGCCGCCGCGATCGTCGTCGACACCCACGACGACACCACGCAGCGGCTCGTGTTCGACAAGACCTTCGACATCGGCGACCGGCACGCCGACGGCAACATCGACATCCCGCGGATGCGGGAGGGCGGGCTCGACGCCCTCTTCTTCTCCATCTGGGTGCCGAGCAGCGTGACGGGCCCCATCGCCGTGACGCGCGCCATGCAGCAAATCGACGCGGTGCGGGAGGCGGTCCGCACCCACGCCGACGTCATGGCGCTCGCCACGACCGCCGCCGAGGTGCGCGCGATGGTGGCGCAGGGCAAGATCGCGGCGCTCATGGGGGTCGAGGGCGGCCACATGATCGACGACGACCTCGGCATCCTCCGCGACTTCTACCGGCTGGGCGTCCGCTACATGACGCTCACGCACTTCCAGAACAACCACTGGGCCGACTCGTCCACCGACACGCCCCTGCACCACGGCCTGACCGACTTCGGCAAGGAGGTGGTGCGCGAGATGAACCGGCTCGGCATGATGGTGGACGTCTCGCACGTGGCGGACTCCACCTTCCGGGACGTGATCGTGCTCTCCACGGCGCCCGTCATCGCCTCGCACTCCTCGGCGCGCGCCATCGCCGACCATCCGCGCAACATGACCGACGACATGATGAAGGCGCTGGCCGGCAACGGCGGCGTCATCATGATCAACTTCGAGGTGAGCTTCCTCTCGGAGGAGAACCGGCTGGCGTCGGAGAAGGGCGGCGGCGTGGTGGCGGCGCTGGACCGTATGTCGGCGACGTGCGGAGGCGACGAGGCGTGCTCCACGCTTGAGACCGCCCGCATCACGCGCGAGGCGATGGAGAAGGGCACGCTGCCCCGGGTGTCCTGGGAGGCCATCGTGGACCACATCGACCACGCGGTGAAGGTGGCGGGCGTGGACCACGTGGGCCTGGGGTCGGATTTCGACGGCGCGACGATGCCCTTCGGGATGGAGGACGCGTCGAAGCTGCCGAGGATCACCGAGGCGCTGATGGCCAAGGGCTACTCGGCCGAGGACGTGACGAAGATCCTGGGTGGCAACATCCTGCGCGTGATGGAGGCGGTGGAGCATGCCGCCGCGCGCTGA
- a CDS encoding DUF1552 domain-containing protein, with protein sequence MYISQKHLSRRAVLKGLGVTVALPFLEAMVPARTALAKTAAGKVRLACIEMVHGSAGSTPFGIKEHMWAPAASGSAFDLSPSALKPLEPLRDYLTIVSNTDVRNAEAFELPEIGGDHFRSSAVFLTQMHPKQTQSSDVRAGLSLDQYYAQRFGQETPIPSMQFCIENVDAAGGCSYGYSCVYTDTISWASPSQPMPMIRDPRVAFDQLFGVGATPAARAERRAEDRSILDWITTDVARLKRGLGAADQARLGSYLDEVREIERRIQKTEAFNSSGEPRELPGAPVGVPDSFEEHLKLMFDLQAIAFASDITRVFSFKLGRDASNRVYADSGVKTAFHSASHHQEREDRIRDFQKINLYHIGMIPYFLNKLKATPDGERNLLDNTLVLYGSPMGDSNVHNHKRCPLFLAGHAGGALKGNLHIKNADGTPMANAMLSVLHALGLDDVTTFGDSTGAMDLNSAPDATAV encoded by the coding sequence ATGTACATCTCCCAGAAACACCTGTCCCGGCGCGCGGTCCTGAAGGGCCTGGGCGTCACGGTGGCCCTCCCGTTCCTGGAGGCCATGGTGCCGGCGCGGACCGCGCTGGCGAAGACCGCCGCGGGCAAGGTGCGTCTCGCCTGCATCGAGATGGTGCACGGCTCGGCCGGCAGCACGCCCTTCGGCATCAAGGAGCACATGTGGGCCCCGGCCGCGTCCGGGAGCGCCTTCGATCTCTCGCCGTCGGCGCTCAAGCCGCTCGAGCCGCTCCGCGACTACCTCACGATCGTGAGCAACACCGACGTCAGGAACGCGGAGGCCTTCGAACTGCCCGAGATCGGCGGCGACCACTTCCGGTCGAGCGCCGTGTTCCTCACGCAGATGCACCCGAAGCAGACGCAGAGTTCGGACGTCCGCGCCGGCCTGTCCCTGGACCAGTACTACGCGCAGCGCTTCGGCCAGGAGACGCCGATCCCGTCGATGCAGTTCTGCATCGAGAACGTGGACGCGGCCGGCGGCTGTTCGTACGGCTACTCCTGCGTCTACACCGACACGATCTCGTGGGCCTCGCCGTCGCAGCCGATGCCCATGATCCGGGATCCCCGCGTGGCTTTCGACCAGCTGTTCGGCGTGGGCGCCACCCCCGCCGCGCGCGCCGAGCGCCGGGCCGAGGACCGGAGCATCCTGGACTGGATCACCACCGACGTCGCGCGCCTCAAGCGCGGGCTGGGGGCGGCCGACCAGGCGCGTCTCGGCAGCTACCTCGACGAGGTGCGGGAGATCGAGCGGCGCATCCAGAAGACCGAGGCCTTCAACAGCAGCGGCGAGCCGCGTGAGCTGCCCGGGGCGCCCGTGGGCGTGCCGGACTCGTTCGAGGAGCACCTGAAGCTGATGTTCGACCTGCAGGCGATCGCCTTCGCCTCCGACATCACCCGCGTGTTCTCGTTCAAGCTCGGGCGCGACGCCAGCAACCGCGTCTACGCCGACAGCGGCGTGAAGACGGCGTTCCACTCGGCCTCACACCATCAGGAGCGGGAGGATCGCATCCGCGACTTCCAGAAGATCAACCTGTACCACATCGGGATGATCCCCTACTTCCTGAACAAGCTGAAGGCGACGCCCGACGGCGAGCGCAACCTGCTCGACAACACGCTCGTGCTCTACGGGTCGCCGATGGGCGACTCGAACGTGCACAATCACAAGCGCTGCCCGCTGTTCCTGGCGGGCCACGCGGGGGGCGCGCTGAAGGGCAACCTCCATATCAAGAACGCCGACGGCACGCCGATGGCGAACGCCATGCTGAGCGTGCTCCACGCGCTCGGGCTGGACGACGTCACCACGTTCGGCGACAGCACGGGCGCGATGGATCTGAACTCGGCGCCGGACGCGACCGCGGTCTAG
- a CDS encoding DUF1592 domain-containing protein: MRTRPSRTFVLASSAAAVVALAATVQTAPRQAPARRAAPAPVASHDAGPLTAAGQTELVTTYCATCHSDRAKAGGLSLANFDAMRAQDRPAVVEKMIRKLRAGMMPPAGAKRPPQGTIEALTAALETRMDERAASNPNPGWRPFQRLNRAEYQRAVKDLLGLDVDVAAFLPADTMSHGFDNVADVQGMSATLMEGYLRAASQISRMAVGDREAAPGAATYKVGRTMSQMRHVDGAPMGTRGGIVVTHIFPADGDYVIGVNLHNEPLGGLYGRSTLSVMDIKEEIDVAIDGERVAVIELNERMSESDPSNSLDPKTARIHVTAGPHRVSAAFIQKFEAPITDLLVPTENTLADVSMSFGVTLLPHLRDMTVNGPYVVTGVSDTVSRRRIFSCRPTSAEEEPACAGEIVKSLATQAFRGPVEAEDLRTLMGFYEQGRKKGDFEHAIRYTLQAILASPRFVFRLEEVPATMRAGQPYRLNDQDLASRLSFFLWDTVPDAALVKAAAAGSLRTPAGLRTQVDRMLADPRSEALATRFAAQWLRLQDLDKIIPDYLQYPHYDDTLARAMRRETELFVDSLVRENRSALELLDSDYTFVNERLAVHYGIPDVTGSAFRRVPVTDPNRRGILGHGSVLTLTSIADRTSPVLRGKWIMEVLLGSPPPAPPPNVPSLDETKDTAGGRTLSVRERMEQHRANPACMSCHRVIDPLGLALENFDVTGAWRIKDNEVTVDPVGDLYDGSKLSGPIGLREALLRHKDAVLLSFTEHLMTYALGRRIEWYDEPTVRQIIRDAAADGYKMQTFLQGIVASQAFRMSRVDPAETTTAAAPAHP; the protein is encoded by the coding sequence ATGCGCACCCGTCCCTCCCGCACCTTCGTGCTCGCGTCGTCGGCCGCCGCCGTCGTGGCGCTCGCGGCCACCGTCCAGACCGCGCCGCGCCAGGCGCCGGCCCGCCGGGCCGCGCCCGCCCCTGTGGCCAGCCACGACGCCGGCCCACTGACCGCGGCGGGGCAGACCGAGCTCGTCACCACCTACTGCGCGACCTGCCACAGCGACCGGGCCAAGGCGGGCGGCCTGTCGCTGGCGAACTTCGACGCGATGCGGGCGCAGGACCGCCCGGCGGTCGTCGAGAAGATGATCCGGAAGCTGCGCGCCGGCATGATGCCGCCGGCGGGCGCCAAGCGCCCGCCCCAGGGCACCATCGAGGCCCTCACCGCGGCGCTCGAGACGCGGATGGACGAGCGCGCGGCCTCGAACCCGAACCCCGGCTGGCGGCCGTTCCAGCGGCTGAACCGCGCCGAGTACCAGCGGGCCGTCAAGGACCTGCTCGGGCTCGACGTGGACGTCGCGGCGTTTCTGCCGGCCGACACGATGAGCCACGGGTTCGACAACGTGGCCGACGTCCAGGGCATGTCGGCGACGCTCATGGAGGGCTACCTCCGGGCCGCGAGCCAGATCAGCCGGATGGCCGTGGGCGACCGCGAGGCCGCGCCTGGCGCCGCCACCTACAAGGTGGGCCGCACGATGTCGCAGATGCGGCACGTGGACGGCGCGCCCATGGGCACGCGCGGGGGCATCGTCGTCACCCACATCTTTCCGGCCGACGGCGACTACGTCATCGGCGTGAACCTGCACAACGAGCCCCTGGGCGGGCTCTACGGGCGCTCGACGCTGAGCGTCATGGACATCAAGGAAGAGATCGACGTCGCCATCGACGGCGAGCGCGTGGCCGTCATCGAGCTGAACGAGCGGATGAGCGAGTCGGATCCCTCGAACAGCCTCGATCCGAAGACCGCCCGGATCCACGTCACGGCCGGTCCCCACCGGGTGTCCGCGGCGTTCATCCAGAAGTTCGAGGCGCCGATCACGGACCTGCTCGTGCCGACCGAGAACACGCTGGCCGACGTCAGCATGAGCTTCGGCGTGACGCTCCTCCCGCACCTGCGCGACATGACCGTGAACGGTCCCTACGTGGTCACGGGCGTGTCGGACACCGTGAGCCGTCGCCGCATCTTCTCCTGCCGGCCGACGTCGGCGGAGGAAGAGCCGGCCTGCGCCGGCGAGATCGTGAAGTCGCTGGCCACGCAGGCGTTCCGCGGCCCGGTCGAGGCCGAGGACCTGCGCACCCTGATGGGCTTCTACGAGCAGGGGCGGAAGAAGGGCGACTTCGAGCACGCCATCCGCTACACGCTGCAGGCCATCCTGGCCAGCCCGCGCTTCGTGTTCCGCCTGGAAGAGGTGCCGGCCACGATGCGCGCCGGACAGCCCTATCGCCTGAACGATCAGGACCTCGCGTCGCGGCTCTCGTTCTTCCTGTGGGACACGGTGCCCGACGCGGCGCTGGTGAAGGCCGCGGCGGCCGGGAGCCTCAGGACGCCGGCCGGCCTTCGCACGCAGGTGGATCGCATGCTGGCGGATCCGCGGTCGGAGGCCCTGGCGACGCGGTTCGCCGCCCAGTGGCTGCGCCTGCAGGACCTCGACAAGATCATTCCCGACTACCTGCAGTACCCGCACTACGACGACACGCTGGCGCGCGCCATGCGCCGCGAGACGGAGTTGTTCGTGGACAGCCTGGTGCGCGAAAACCGCAGCGCGCTCGAGTTGCTCGACAGCGACTACACCTTCGTCAACGAGCGCCTCGCCGTGCACTACGGCATCCCCGACGTCACGGGCAGCGCGTTCCGGCGCGTCCCCGTCACCGACCCGAACCGGCGCGGCATCCTGGGCCACGGCAGCGTGCTGACGCTGACGTCCATCGCCGACCGCACTTCGCCCGTGCTCCGCGGCAAGTGGATCATGGAAGTGCTGCTCGGATCGCCTCCTCCGGCGCCGCCCCCCAACGTCCCCAGCCTGGACGAGACGAAGGACACGGCGGGCGGCCGGACGCTGTCGGTGCGCGAGCGCATGGAGCAGCACCGGGCGAACCCCGCGTGCATGTCCTGTCATCGCGTGATCGACCCGCTGGGGCTGGCGCTCGAGAATTTCGACGTCACCGGCGCCTGGCGGATCAAGGACAACGAGGTGACCGTGGATCCAGTGGGCGATCTCTACGACGGATCGAAGCTGTCGGGGCCCATCGGCCTGCGCGAGGCGCTGCTCCGCCACAAGGACGCGGTGCTCCTCAGCTTCACCGAGCACCTCATGACCTACGCCCTCGGCCGGCGGATCGAGTGGTACGACGAGCCGACCGTCCGGCAGATCATCCGCGACGCCGCGGCCGACGGCTACAAGATGCAGACCTTCCTGCAGGGCATCGTGGCCAGCCAGGCCTTCAGGATGAGCCGGGTGGACCCGGCCGAGACGACGACGGCGGCCGCGCCGGCCCACCCTTAG
- a CDS encoding DUF1592 domain-containing protein yields the protein MHRNATAGLVAAVMGLTLAGGAVTAARRETPAAAPPQTAARAAGPQAAAPAPRRARPVSTATPAPGSAMTPAAQTTLVATYCATCHSERAKAGGLSLAGFNAMRAQDSPETVEKMIRKLRAGMMPPAGAKRPPEAALDDLVGALEARMDEHAAAHPNPGWRPFQRLNRAEYARAVNDLLGVDVDVTPLLPPDTVSHGFDNVADSQGFSPALLEGYLRAASRVTALAVGDPDSGAGETTYSLPKTEGQLSRVHGAPLGTRGGISVMHTFPADGDYTFRMDLFAEPLGMLFGNTARGEQIEVSIDGERVGLFDIDPKMNETTSSLSIKSASVHVTAGAHRVTAAFLQRFEGPVNDLVAPIAHTLADTEIGIAVGITTLPHLRNLAVIGPHSVTGVSDTVSRRKIFTCRPTVPEEEAPCATAIVSGLAARAFRRPATEKEVGRLLRFYEDGRKARSFEQGVTKAIEAILASPQFLFRLEDTPADARPGQPYRLADDELASRLSYFVWGAAPDDALRAAATQGTLAGPGALDRQVTRMLADGRSEALATRFASQWLRLQDLDDVSPDPILYPYFDRSLSQALQTETELFVASVVREDRSVLDLLTADYTYANEKVARHYGIPGVVGTDFRRVSLPAERRGILGQGSVLTLTSIATRTSPVQRGKWIMEVLLGSPPPAPPPNVPALEETKGTADGKQLSVRERMEQHRKNPPCISCHKVIDPLGLALEHFDATGRYRIKDSGVPVDAVGDLYDGTKMDGAEGLRTAILKHKDAFLLSFTEHLMTYALGRRVAPSDMPAVRAVIRAAARQDYRMSAFVRGIVASDPFQKSVVREAAPTTDVAPPDARRQ from the coding sequence ATGCATCGGAACGCGACCGCCGGCCTGGTGGCGGCGGTGATGGGGCTGACACTGGCGGGCGGCGCGGTGACGGCCGCGCGGCGCGAGACGCCGGCGGCGGCCCCGCCCCAGACCGCCGCCCGGGCGGCCGGACCCCAGGCGGCGGCGCCCGCGCCGCGCCGGGCGCGCCCGGTGTCCACGGCCACGCCGGCCCCGGGCTCCGCGATGACGCCGGCGGCGCAGACCACGCTGGTCGCCACCTACTGCGCGACCTGCCACAGCGAGCGCGCCAAGGCCGGCGGGCTGTCGCTGGCGGGCTTCAACGCGATGCGGGCGCAGGACTCGCCCGAGACCGTCGAGAAGATGATCCGCAAGCTCCGCGCCGGCATGATGCCGCCGGCCGGCGCCAAGCGGCCGCCCGAGGCGGCGCTCGACGATCTCGTCGGCGCGCTCGAAGCCCGGATGGACGAGCACGCGGCGGCCCACCCGAACCCGGGCTGGCGCCCGTTCCAGCGGCTGAACCGGGCCGAGTACGCGCGGGCCGTGAACGACCTGCTGGGCGTGGACGTGGACGTCACGCCGCTGCTGCCGCCCGACACGGTCAGCCACGGCTTCGACAACGTGGCCGACTCGCAAGGCTTCTCGCCCGCGCTGCTGGAGGGCTACCTGCGCGCGGCGAGCCGCGTGACGGCCCTCGCCGTGGGCGATCCCGACAGCGGCGCCGGCGAGACCACCTACAGCCTCCCGAAGACCGAGGGCCAGCTCTCGCGGGTGCACGGCGCCCCGCTGGGCACGCGCGGCGGCATCTCCGTGATGCACACCTTCCCGGCCGACGGCGACTACACGTTCCGGATGGATCTCTTCGCCGAGCCCCTGGGCATGCTGTTCGGCAACACGGCGCGGGGCGAGCAGATCGAGGTGTCGATCGACGGGGAGCGCGTGGGCCTCTTCGACATCGACCCGAAGATGAACGAGACCACGTCGAGCCTGTCGATCAAGTCGGCGTCGGTCCACGTGACGGCCGGCGCGCACCGCGTGACGGCGGCCTTCCTGCAGCGCTTCGAGGGGCCGGTGAACGACCTGGTGGCGCCGATCGCCCACACGCTGGCCGACACCGAGATCGGCATCGCGGTGGGCATCACGACCCTGCCGCACCTGCGCAACCTCGCCGTCATCGGGCCGCACTCGGTCACGGGCGTGTCCGACACCGTGAGCCGGCGGAAGATCTTCACGTGCCGGCCGACGGTGCCCGAGGAAGAGGCGCCGTGCGCGACGGCCATCGTGAGCGGACTGGCGGCCAGGGCCTTCCGCCGCCCGGCGACGGAGAAGGAAGTGGGCCGGCTGCTGCGCTTCTACGAGGACGGGCGCAAGGCCCGCAGCTTCGAGCAGGGCGTCACCAAGGCGATCGAGGCGATCCTCGCGAGCCCGCAGTTCCTGTTCCGGCTCGAGGACACGCCGGCCGACGCCCGCCCGGGGCAGCCGTACCGGCTCGCGGACGACGAGCTGGCCTCGCGCCTCTCCTACTTCGTCTGGGGCGCCGCGCCCGACGACGCGCTCCGCGCCGCGGCCACCCAGGGCACGCTGGCCGGGCCGGGCGCGCTGGACCGGCAGGTCACGCGGATGCTCGCGGACGGCCGGTCCGAGGCGCTGGCCACGCGCTTCGCGTCGCAGTGGCTCCGCCTGCAGGATCTGGACGACGTCTCGCCGGACCCCATCCTCTATCCGTACTTCGACCGGTCGCTCAGCCAGGCCCTGCAGACCGAAACCGAGCTGTTCGTCGCGAGCGTGGTGCGCGAGGACCGGAGCGTCCTGGATCTGCTGACCGCCGACTACACCTACGCGAACGAGAAGGTGGCCCGGCACTACGGCATCCCCGGCGTCGTGGGCACGGACTTCCGGCGAGTGTCCCTGCCGGCGGAGCGCCGCGGCATCCTGGGCCAGGGAAGCGTCCTCACCCTGACGTCGATTGCCACGCGCACCTCGCCCGTGCAGCGCGGCAAGTGGATCATGGAGGTGCTGCTCGGATCGCCGCCGCCGGCCCCGCCGCCGAACGTGCCGGCACTCGAGGAGACCAAGGGGACGGCCGACGGCAAGCAGCTCTCGGTGCGGGAACGCATGGAGCAGCACCGGAAGAACCCGCCGTGCATCTCGTGCCACAAGGTGATCGATCCGCTCGGCCTGGCGCTCGAGCACTTCGACGCCACCGGCCGCTACCGGATCAAGGACAGCGGCGTGCCGGTGGACGCGGTCGGCGACCTGTACGACGGCACGAAGATGGACGGGGCCGAGGGGCTGCGGACCGCGATCCTGAAGCACAAGGACGCGTTCCTCCTGAGCTTCACGGAGCACCTGATGACCTACGCGCTCGGCCGCCGCGTGGCGCCCAGTGACATGCCGGCGGTCAGGGCAGTCATCCGGGCCGCCGCGCGGCAGGACTACAGGATGTCGGCGTTCGTGAGGGGCATCGTCGCGAGCGATCCGTTCCAGAAGAGCGTCGTGCGGGAGGCGGCCCCGACGACGGACGTGGCGCCGCCCGACGCACGACGGCAGTAG
- a CDS encoding ankyrin repeat domain-containing protein yields the protein MRARIRSMAAAAAAVASCGLWLHAASPEQAVRSAVAAPQGRSPVADAAMRRDAEGVRALLRQGADVNAAQGDGMTALHWAARHGDAATTEALLYAGANVGATSRLGRYTALHVACQGTSDAVVRALLSRGADVNAATSTGATPLMLAAEVGHEPSVAALLEAGAEVNAAEKANGQTALMFAAAYDRAGVVGQLLARGAKADATSTVVNLAALTAEGEGDGRPPEPQQGQQGGAAQGQPAQAPVGGQAGGGGGRRGGAGGGIAGVSRPFRYNELIGAQGGLSALHFASRQGGVAAARALVEHGANVNLQSPGDHTTPLLIATLNGHYDLAKYFLEHGADPNLTSEAGAGPLYAVLNVQWAPVAAYPQPRAYLQQQTTYLELMRMLLDKGADPNQRLTRKVWYSGYNFDQSGVDEVGATPFWRAAYASDVTAMKMLVAAGADPNIPTVRPAERTRGLDGVGELRDVSAMPSIPVGGPGVPALHAVAGVGYGKGFAGNSHTHVDGGMLPAVKYLVEELGADVNALDYEGNTVVHHAASRGDLEMIHYLVSKGADVTRLNRAGQSTVDLANGPVQRVQPFPETIKYLESLGATNHHKCVSC from the coding sequence ATGAGGGCTCGGATCCGCTCCATGGCCGCCGCCGCCGCCGCGGTGGCGTCGTGTGGCCTGTGGCTCCACGCCGCGTCCCCCGAACAGGCGGTGCGGTCCGCCGTCGCGGCGCCGCAGGGCCGGAGTCCGGTGGCCGATGCGGCCATGCGCCGCGACGCCGAGGGCGTGCGCGCGCTGCTGCGCCAGGGCGCCGACGTGAACGCGGCGCAGGGCGACGGCATGACGGCCCTCCACTGGGCGGCCCGCCACGGCGACGCGGCGACGACCGAGGCGCTCCTGTACGCCGGGGCGAACGTCGGCGCCACGAGCCGCCTCGGGCGCTACACCGCGCTGCACGTGGCCTGCCAGGGGACGTCGGACGCCGTGGTCCGCGCGCTCCTCTCGCGCGGCGCCGACGTGAACGCGGCCACGAGCACGGGCGCCACGCCGTTGATGCTGGCGGCCGAGGTTGGGCACGAGCCCAGCGTCGCGGCGCTCCTCGAGGCCGGAGCCGAGGTGAACGCCGCGGAGAAGGCAAACGGCCAGACGGCCCTGATGTTCGCGGCGGCGTACGACCGTGCGGGCGTGGTCGGCCAGCTCCTGGCGCGTGGCGCCAAGGCCGACGCGACGTCCACGGTCGTGAATCTCGCGGCCCTCACCGCGGAGGGCGAAGGCGATGGCCGCCCGCCCGAGCCGCAGCAGGGCCAGCAGGGCGGCGCTGCCCAGGGGCAGCCGGCGCAGGCGCCGGTGGGCGGCCAGGCCGGCGGCGGGGGCGGCAGACGCGGCGGGGCCGGAGGCGGGATTGCCGGTGTGTCGCGGCCGTTCCGTTACAACGAGCTCATCGGCGCGCAAGGCGGCCTCTCGGCCCTGCACTTCGCTTCCCGCCAGGGCGGCGTCGCGGCGGCCCGGGCGCTGGTGGAGCACGGCGCGAACGTGAACCTCCAGAGCCCAGGGGACCACACCACGCCGCTGCTCATCGCGACCCTCAACGGCCACTACGACCTGGCGAAGTATTTCCTCGAGCACGGCGCCGACCCGAACCTGACGAGCGAGGCGGGGGCCGGTCCGCTCTACGCGGTCCTGAACGTCCAGTGGGCGCCCGTCGCCGCCTACCCGCAGCCCCGCGCCTACCTGCAGCAGCAGACCACCTACCTGGAACTGATGCGGATGCTGCTCGACAAGGGCGCCGACCCGAACCAGCGACTGACCCGGAAGGTGTGGTACTCGGGCTACAACTTCGATCAGTCCGGCGTGGACGAAGTGGGCGCGACGCCCTTCTGGCGCGCGGCCTACGCGAGCGACGTCACCGCGATGAAGATGCTCGTGGCGGCCGGGGCCGATCCGAACATCCCCACGGTGCGGCCCGCCGAGCGGACGCGCGGACTCGACGGCGTCGGGGAGCTCCGTGACGTCTCGGCGATGCCGTCGATTCCGGTCGGCGGACCCGGCGTGCCCGCGCTGCACGCGGTGGCGGGCGTGGGCTACGGCAAGGGCTTCGCCGGCAACTCCCATACGCACGTGGACGGCGGCATGCTGCCCGCCGTCAAGTACCTGGTGGAGGAGCTCGGCGCGGACGTCAACGCCCTGGACTACGAGGGCAACACCGTGGTGCACCACGCGGCGTCGCGCGGCGATCTCGAGATGATCCACTACCTGGTGTCGAAGGGCGCCGACGTCACCCGGCTCAACCGCGCCGGGCAGAGCACGGTGGACCTGGCCAACGGGCCCGTGCAGCGCGTCCAGCCGTTCCCCGAGACCATCAAGTACCTGGAATCCCTGGGCGCCACCAACCACCACAAGTGCGTGTCCTGCTAG